From Pyrenophora tritici-repentis strain M4 chromosome 1, whole genome shotgun sequence, the proteins below share one genomic window:
- a CDS encoding putative ring finger domain protein has translation MDSQKAIPSSAKKFIETGIEIVSCAICHDTFTAEHVAIQIIACGHQFGKNCLEEWLRQRNLTGTCPLCRGVLFNASNIPDRRGRARQVSPSTGTSPPIFAPDAPVSPTRFIQYYSQTFNVRDSTQGGFLSRLWSGIMNPPPGDQVATAVRIIMLAFEEFPGPEYNALMRYISRISSIGPQATWTTCPITSLFNTLSCVARCCQKGFTLSLATWQAIMRYQLDAGNDNLHWLNIRNAAWMLHGLHREGQSTGKHWLKLHLFLIILGIHRSEQHLPVYGARELLELICILGCEDPFGTLAQEYSTRLFLLAAIHVLELSKVLYRPCRDARGLRLLDDNTSRQLLKQDVEALWLEGMTLAAKEMAEGRSFL, from the coding sequence ATGGATTCGCAGAAAGCCATCCCATCGTCAGCCAAAAAGTTCATTGAGACAGGCATCGAGATAGTCAGTTGCGCAATATGTCACGACACGTTTACCGCCGAGCACGTCGCCATCCAGATCATAGCGTGTGGGCATCAGTTCGGTAAGAACTGTCTCGAAGAATGGCTGCGACAGAGGAATTTGACAGGCACATGTCCACTGTGTCGTGGCGTGCTGTTCAATGCGTCCAACATTCCCGACCGACGAGGTCGAGCGCGACAAGTGAGTCCGAGTACCGGTACCTCGCCCCCGATCTTTGCTCCCGACGCCCCGGTTTCTCCTACCCGATTTATCCAGTATTACAGCCAAACTTTTAACGTACGCGACTCGACGCAGGGGGGATTTCTCAGTAGACTCTGGTCAGGCATCATGAATCCGCCTCCTGGCGACCAGGTAGCCACCGCTGTCCGCATCATCATGTTGGCATTTGAGGAGTTTCCTGGCCCGGAATACAACGCTTTAATGAGGTATATCAGTCGCATCTCTTCCATCGGTCCTCAAGCGACCTGGACAACCTGCCCTATTACAAGCCTCTTCAACACGCTCTCGTGCGTTGCGCGCTGTTGTCAGAAGGGGTTTACGCTTTCCTTGGCAACGTGGCAAGCCATAATGCGCTATCAACTTGACGCCGGAAACGATAATCTGCATTGGCTCAACATACGAAACGCTGCTTGGATGCTACATGGACTGCACAGGGAAGGTCAATCAACTGGAAAACACTGGCTCAAACTACATCTCTTCCTCATCATTCTGGGTATCCATCGATCTGAGCAGCATCTGCCCGTTTACGGGGCTAGAGAACTACTAGAGCTAATCTGCATCCTGGGCTGTGAAGATCCTTTTGGGACGCTGGCACAGGAGTATTCGACCAGGCTTTTTCTCTTAGCTGCGATTCATGTTTTAGAGTTGAGCAAAGTCCTATATCGGCCTTGTCGGGATGCGCGTGGCTTGAGACTGCTTGATGATAATACGAGTCGGCAGTTGTTGAAGCAGGACGTTGAGGCGCTGTGGCTTGAGGGTATGACATTGGCAGCGAAGGAGATGGCAGAAGGTCGGTCCTTTCTATAA